One genomic region from Pyrobaculum islandicum DSM 4184 encodes:
- a CDS encoding ABC transporter permease, whose translation MMLKTGAFLVAFVIIFSALAPVVAPYDPTKKVAEPLSPPSIKHPFGTDNLGRDVLSRVLYGGQVIIGVSLLATLFSASIGFTLGMFSGYIGGKTDRVLNMVMDSMYAFPSLILAIAIASVLGPSPLNAALAIGVVYIPTYFRMARNETLVVKSSLFIEAAVSLGMPRHRIIFRHVLPNLVPSLVVVATINIADAALTESALAFFGYTVTPPTPDWGLDLSSAKSYIINGYWWLLIPGIFIVLTALGFSLLGEGLGERLGKKD comes from the coding sequence ATGATGCTAAAAACCGGCGCCTTCCTAGTAGCTTTCGTCATTATATTCTCAGCACTCGCGCCGGTGGTGGCACCATACGACCCTACAAAAAAAGTCGCAGAGCCGCTGAGCCCGCCTAGTATAAAACACCCCTTTGGGACAGACAATTTAGGTCGTGATGTATTAAGCCGAGTTCTCTACGGAGGACAAGTAATCATAGGAGTATCGCTTTTAGCCACATTATTCTCTGCATCTATAGGATTTACTCTTGGCATGTTCTCAGGCTACATCGGAGGTAAAACAGATAGGGTGTTAAACATGGTAATGGATAGCATGTACGCATTCCCCAGTTTGATACTTGCAATAGCTATCGCAAGCGTGCTGGGACCTAGTCCTTTAAACGCAGCATTGGCAATAGGCGTCGTCTATATACCCACTTACTTCAGAATGGCAAGAAACGAGACTTTAGTAGTCAAATCCAGTCTTTTCATAGAGGCTGCAGTTTCCCTGGGTATGCCACGACATAGGATAATTTTTAGACACGTACTGCCGAATCTCGTGCCTTCTCTAGTCGTCGTGGCGACTATAAACATAGCAGACGCTGCGCTTACAGAATCGGCGCTTGCCTTCTTTGGATATACTGTGACACCGCCAACACCTGACTGGGGTCTTGATCTTTCTAGTGCCAAATCCTATATAATAAACGGCTATTGGTGGCTACTTATTCCAGGCATATTTATAGTGTTAACTGCGCTGGGGTTTTCACTTTTGGGAGAAGGACTAGGGGAGAGACTGGGGAAAAAAGACTAG
- a CDS encoding ABC transporter permease: MSSLLRYIAFRTLLAVPTLLILLTVVFFILRVIPGNPIIAMVGMKAPPEYVEQLIREAGLDKPIYIQYFDYLSQIFTGNLGRSLIFGKREVVNEIIDRLPATVELAISAFFVSIVLGHLFGFLAVKYGGKFDTATRVYAMVAYVLFIPFIGLALQLIFSVWLNLFPVAGRITPGLEPPKITGLYLLDSLLARRLDSFFDAVWHLALPSFTLGLVLSGVFVRLIRNNMKKTLGEDFIFAYRAMGFREWSVLWKAYRVAIVPTVTMMGLQLALLLQGAVLTETTFSWPGLGTLLLERIQYLDYTTVQGTVVVFVFIVVFMNILVDIINALLDPRVRKGL, from the coding sequence ATGTCAAGTCTATTACGATATATCGCCTTTAGAACTCTTTTAGCGGTGCCGACTTTATTAATTCTACTTACTGTAGTGTTTTTTATACTAAGGGTCATACCGGGGAACCCTATAATAGCGATGGTCGGCATGAAAGCTCCACCAGAGTATGTAGAACAATTAATAAGAGAGGCAGGATTAGACAAACCAATCTATATACAATATTTTGACTACTTATCACAAATCTTTACAGGAAACTTAGGGAGAAGTTTAATATTTGGAAAAAGAGAAGTAGTTAATGAAATCATAGACAGATTGCCGGCGACTGTAGAATTAGCAATCTCGGCGTTTTTCGTAAGCATCGTGTTAGGCCATCTATTTGGATTTCTAGCGGTAAAATACGGCGGAAAATTCGACACGGCCACCAGGGTATATGCCATGGTAGCATATGTGCTTTTTATACCTTTTATCGGCTTAGCGCTACAGCTTATATTCTCAGTGTGGCTTAACTTATTCCCCGTCGCCGGCCGTATAACGCCGGGTCTAGAGCCACCGAAGATAACGGGTCTCTACCTATTGGATTCTCTCTTAGCGAGGAGACTAGACTCGTTTTTTGACGCTGTTTGGCATTTAGCACTACCCTCATTTACGCTAGGTCTGGTGTTATCTGGCGTCTTTGTACGTCTAATTAGAAACAATATGAAAAAGACTCTCGGAGAGGATTTTATATTTGCATATAGAGCTATGGGGTTTAGAGAGTGGAGCGTATTGTGGAAGGCGTATCGTGTAGCTATAGTCCCAACAGTCACAATGATGGGGTTACAACTGGCGCTTTTATTACAAGGCGCCGTTTTGACAGAGACGACTTTTTCGTGGCCGGGTCTTGGCACTCTTCTTCTTGAGAGAATTCAATATCTCGACTATACTACGGTACAAGGCACAGTAGTTGTGTTTGTATTTATTGTTGTATTCATGAATATCTTAGTAGACATAATAAACGCATTACTGGACCCTAGGGTTAGGAAAGGCCTATGA
- a CDS encoding FAD-dependent oxidoreductase — MVRVVIVGGGAAGASAAARARRLDPNAEIILIERGSMITHAPCGMPYAIGGVVKSHEDLMTYKPEEFEKERNIRVLIRSTVTEIDVDKRVVVVERGNNTEKISWDKLVIATGAKPLIPKIPGVELRGILTMRHPDEVPELKAQLETANTVAIVGGGYIGVEMAEILLELGKKVVLFEMFNQVLPTALDPDMAAIVADEMKNRGVELHLGEKVVEFSGAGHVSKVITEKGEYKVDKVILAVGVRPDVDLAVKAGAKLGETGAVYVNEYMETTVPDIYAAGDVAEKTHRVTGRRVWIPLAPTANKEGQVAGGNSVKGRVLKFPGVVGTAVTKFYSLYIARTGLSEREARELGYKVQSTLIKARTKAHYMPGGEPVSIKLVAEESTGSILGAQIVGKSQIVASYADIIALAVQSRYTIEDLFFSDLGYMPDVAPVWHPLIVAARVLSRGKL; from the coding sequence ATGGTAAGAGTAGTTATAGTCGGAGGCGGCGCTGCCGGAGCTTCTGCAGCTGCCAGAGCAAGAAGACTAGATCCCAATGCTGAGATTATATTAATAGAGAGAGGCTCGATGATAACTCACGCACCTTGTGGAATGCCTTATGCCATAGGGGGAGTTGTTAAAAGTCACGAAGATCTGATGACGTACAAACCTGAGGAGTTTGAAAAAGAGAGGAACATCAGGGTTTTAATAAGATCTACCGTTACGGAGATAGATGTAGATAAGCGTGTCGTAGTTGTCGAAAGAGGGAACAACACTGAGAAGATTTCTTGGGATAAGCTAGTGATAGCAACAGGCGCAAAACCTCTGATACCTAAAATTCCCGGCGTAGAACTGAGGGGGATATTAACTATGAGACACCCCGACGAAGTGCCAGAGTTAAAGGCGCAACTAGAGACTGCAAATACTGTTGCAATTGTGGGAGGTGGATACATAGGTGTTGAAATGGCTGAGATATTACTCGAATTAGGAAAGAAGGTAGTTCTCTTTGAGATGTTTAACCAAGTACTCCCAACAGCCCTCGATCCAGATATGGCGGCTATTGTCGCAGATGAGATGAAAAATCGCGGTGTAGAACTCCACTTAGGAGAGAAAGTTGTAGAATTCTCTGGCGCGGGACACGTTAGTAAAGTGATTACTGAGAAAGGTGAGTATAAAGTAGACAAAGTAATACTTGCTGTAGGCGTAAGACCAGACGTAGATCTTGCTGTAAAGGCTGGAGCTAAATTAGGCGAGACGGGAGCCGTCTATGTAAATGAATACATGGAAACGACTGTGCCTGACATATATGCTGCTGGCGACGTAGCAGAAAAGACGCATAGAGTTACCGGACGTAGAGTTTGGATTCCATTGGCGCCTACCGCAAATAAAGAGGGCCAGGTCGCTGGTGGAAACTCTGTCAAGGGGCGTGTGTTAAAGTTTCCTGGTGTCGTTGGAACTGCAGTCACTAAGTTCTACAGTCTCTATATTGCCAGGACTGGATTAAGTGAGAGAGAGGCAAGAGAGTTGGGCTATAAAGTTCAAAGCACGTTGATAAAAGCTAGGACTAAGGCTCATTATATGCCGGGAGGAGAGCCTGTTAGTATAAAGCTAGTGGCTGAGGAATCTACAGGTAGTATACTTGGCGCACAGATAGTCGGCAAGAGCCAAATAGTTGCATCCTATGCCGACATCATCGCATTAGCTGTTCAATCTAGGTATACAATTGAGGATTTATTCTTCTCCGATCTGGGCTATATGCCAGATGTAGCTCCCGTATGGCATCCATTAATCGTAGCGGCAAGGGTGTTAAGCAGAGGAAAGTTATAG
- a CDS encoding UbiA-like polyprenyltransferase, whose amino-acid sequence MLFDPEVVGTTTIRILRFIRVEHTIFTLPMAYAAALLTGGVIDFWKAVFIGLAVFGLRTAGMAWNNIADYPIDKLNPRTQRRMLVSGKISFREAYGVFLFGVAIFILSAMALGKWPLTLSLPYLAVVMTYPYAKRVHCIPHLHLGLVYALVPLGAAIATYPDDIQIALAKTPWILVVASALWVAGFDVMYSKGDYEFDKRQRLGSIPACFGLKAADIVTALLMSASATLYIVNYISYGLNIWGLVLTSIGAFLEIYSAVLGIRGDVARGFNLNLAVGIFIPFGIFVGYY is encoded by the coding sequence GTGCTATTCGACCCTGAGGTTGTCGGCACAACTACAATAAGAATCCTCAGGTTTATACGAGTAGAACACACTATTTTTACCCTTCCCATGGCATATGCCGCGGCACTACTAACAGGTGGAGTAATCGACTTTTGGAAAGCCGTATTTATAGGACTTGCTGTTTTTGGCCTTAGAACTGCTGGGATGGCTTGGAATAATATTGCAGACTACCCTATAGACAAGCTGAATCCTAGAACTCAAAGACGGATGCTTGTATCTGGTAAAATAAGCTTCAGAGAGGCCTATGGCGTCTTCCTCTTCGGCGTTGCCATTTTTATACTTTCAGCGATGGCGCTTGGAAAATGGCCTTTGACGCTTTCGTTGCCATATCTGGCTGTCGTCATGACGTATCCCTACGCGAAGAGGGTTCACTGTATTCCTCATTTACACCTAGGCTTAGTTTACGCATTAGTACCCCTGGGCGCGGCTATTGCGACATATCCAGACGATATACAAATAGCTTTAGCAAAAACACCATGGATATTAGTTGTAGCTTCGGCATTGTGGGTCGCCGGATTTGACGTCATGTATTCAAAGGGAGATTACGAATTTGATAAAAGACAAAGGCTGGGGAGTATACCGGCGTGTTTTGGATTAAAAGCTGCCGATATAGTAACTGCTCTCCTAATGTCCGCGTCTGCAACTTTGTATATTGTCAATTACATAAGCTACGGACTTAACATATGGGGGCTTGTTCTAACGTCGATAGGGGCTTTCTTGGAAATATACTCAGCAGTACTAGGCATAAGAGGAGACGTAGCGCGCGGATTTAACTTAAACCTCGCCGTAGGCATCTTTATACCTTTTGGAATTTTCGTCGGGTACTACTAG
- a CDS encoding 50S ribosomal protein L6 produces the protein MHVVYSVEEVEIPQNVKVSVEKIGPFDYVVKVKGPLGEITKEFRNTPVVMNLRDGKVVLEVFNARKKEYAILGAYKGILRNMFLGVTKGWRYKLKVIYTHFPMLVKVQGNQLIIENFLGRKSKIVLTIPSGVKVEVKGKEDIIVEGVDKDLVSQFAATIQSAVELRGDERPSPHGREGGLGIVDGIYVVGYEHIKS, from the coding sequence ATGCATGTAGTATATAGCGTGGAGGAGGTTGAGATTCCTCAAAATGTTAAAGTAAGTGTCGAGAAGATTGGGCCGTTTGATTATGTAGTTAAAGTGAAGGGGCCTCTTGGCGAAATTACCAAGGAGTTTAGAAATACGCCGGTGGTTATGAATTTAAGAGATGGAAAGGTAGTGCTTGAAGTATTTAACGCTAGAAAAAAAGAGTATGCCATCCTTGGCGCTTACAAAGGCATTCTTAGAAATATGTTTCTTGGAGTCACCAAGGGCTGGAGGTACAAGCTGAAGGTTATATACACGCACTTTCCTATGCTTGTAAAAGTGCAGGGAAATCAACTAATAATTGAGAATTTCCTTGGAAGAAAGTCAAAAATCGTACTTACAATACCCAGTGGTGTAAAGGTAGAAGTAAAAGGCAAGGAGGATATAATAGTAGAGGGCGTAGATAAAGATCTTGTTAGCCAATTTGCGGCTACGATACAGTCGGCCGTAGAGTTGAGAGGAGACGAGAGGCCCTCTCCACACGGCCGCGAAGGCGGTTTAGGCATTGTCGACGGAATCTACGTCGTTGGATATGAACATATTAAAAGTTAA
- a CDS encoding thioredoxin family protein, protein MDEIDRLLWKKAVEITSRKTQKCCLVSYTPGHVLSDVSQFKNAVMGCRVTFVMFFGKTCPYCQMFDPIFRYIGEKYREYANFVKADIEEFYNIAIRLGIMATPTTVAFLNGQPIEVAPGFMTAPQFKTFVETVLSHAGCK, encoded by the coding sequence GTGGACGAGATAGATAGGTTGCTATGGAAAAAAGCGGTTGAGATAACTAGCAGAAAAACGCAGAAATGCTGTCTAGTGAGCTATACGCCTGGCCATGTCTTGTCTGATGTTTCACAATTTAAAAACGCCGTGATGGGGTGTAGAGTAACTTTTGTCATGTTTTTTGGCAAAACATGTCCCTATTGTCAAATGTTCGACCCGATCTTTAGATATATAGGAGAGAAATATCGTGAATATGCAAATTTTGTAAAAGCAGATATAGAGGAGTTCTACAATATAGCGATTCGACTAGGTATAATGGCGACGCCGACCACTGTGGCTTTTTTAAATGGACAGCCCATAGAGGTGGCACCAGGCTTTATGACGGCTCCGCAGTTCAAGACATTTGTAGAAACTGTACTTAGCCACGCCGGTTGTAAATAG